From Panicum hallii strain FIL2 chromosome 2, PHallii_v3.1, whole genome shotgun sequence, a single genomic window includes:
- the LOC112881860 gene encoding uncharacterized protein LOC112881860: MGLSLHSQESKDGRETSASRQVLRRPQWRRGFCGRRHLLLVGVRCPVIMAAEAATAGDCRRRSRAPAGGTAAGNDDGEEQHLNPFLDAAPSASSRVQFRNVASRARWVEEAGAAEVVESKGKLWLTTGVTRGGKLCYNVEEIGFLVERGALIFLNDKDETIGTEAIYEKIAGRKYGCSWDAFQAYKHLKSLGYIVGRYGVPWTMKNSGTCDTTVPPSVVHTDQSFNRVDGTCSNITKLLKEMHIDEISPSFEVYLPNSKFKKSSPGAPSFLLCLLRNKPPSRIELEMVENNFGGIPLKY, translated from the exons ATGGGGCTCTCACTTCACTCTCAGGAGAGCAAGGATGGCAGGGAGACGAGCGCAAGTCGCCAGGTGCTCCGCAGGCCGCAGTGGCGTCGAGGATTCTGTGGCCGGCGGCACCTGCTGCTGGTAGGAGTAAGG TGTCCAG TAATCATGGCGGCGGAGGCAGCGACCGCTGGCGACTGCCGCAGGAGGagccgcgctccagcgggtGGCACCGCTGCCGGAAACGATGATGGCGAGGAGCAGCATCTCAACCCCTTCCTCGACGCAGCTCCATCCGCCTCCTCGAGGGTCCAGTTCAG GAATGTGGCCTCACGCGCGCGGTGGGTGGAAGAGGCCGGTGCCGCAGAGGTGGTGGAGAGCAAGGGCAAGCTGTGGCTGACCACCGGCGTCACCCGGGGCGGCAAGCTGTGCTACAACGTCGAGGAGATAGG GTTCTTGGTTGAAAGGGGTGCCTTGATTTTTCTCAATGACAAGGATGAAACGATAGGAACAGAAGCCATTTATGAAAAGATTGCTGGAAGAAAATATGGGTGTTCCTGGGATGCCTTCCAAGCTTATAAGCACTTGAAATCGCTTGGTTATATTGTTGGACGATATGGTGTCCCCTGGACGATGAAGAATAGCGGTACTTGTGATACTACTGTTCCTCCCAGTGTGGTGCACACTGATCAGAGCTTCAATAGAGTTGACGGCACCTGCAGTAACATAACCAAATTGCTGAAGGAAATGCACATTGATGAGATATCTCCATCCTTTGAAGTGTATTTGCCTAACAGCAAATTTAAAAAATCATCCCCAGGCGCCCCTAGTTTCCTCTTATGTCTGTTAAG GAATAAGCCCCCCTCAAGGATTGAATTGGAAATGGTGGAAAACAATTTTGGGGGTATTCCTCTCAAGTATTGA
- the LOC112880062 gene encoding uncharacterized protein LOC112880062 isoform X4, which produces MSQRPRPEAGSTAEGDEEQRLRAALRHLQAEAGVLERLVYKHRNQHRGAAYFQYLLKVRRDLKLLLGAGLAEVLNAVFPVLACRKPANTVLVPTKQTKKKPGANHSHHERLLGVARLLSQMAEPIMKAAIQITFLLTRSFFIDLCTAVLSLLARIRVLVQQMLLDVVSLYNKVTDLTDRKQAVKISIGGVQAFREYYPSMNDACTILDCVWVKDKFVLHEKMKGSCQETQVEDQKSFGPESSIQYETLALISEDTPNFEETNQTAKQAGAAAAEQPDKMNHCSDAGGSQSGRQLENESGACSVPDTLSTRIHSVPHLNLKHETRKRVAFVAVENPKVLGAASETKSSEVNKKQRLDMISQTSVESGL; this is translated from the exons ATGTcgcagcggccgcggccggaGGCGGGTTCTACGGCGGAGGGAGACGAGGAGCAGCGGCTTCGGGCGGCGCTGCGTCACCTGCAGGCGGAGGCGGGGGTGCTCGAGCGCCTGGTGTACAAGCACCGGAACCAGCACCGCGGCGCCGCCTACTTTCAGTACCTCCTCAAG GTGAGGAGGGACCTGAAGCTGCTGCTTGGCGCCGGGCTCGCCGAGGTCCTCAACGCCGTGTTCCCCGTCCTCGCATGCCGCAAGCCGGCCAACACGGTCCTCGTCCCGACCAA GCAGACTAAGAAGAAACCTGGTGCAAACCACAGCCATCATGAGAGGCTTTTGGGTGTTGCCCGCTTGTTATCCCAG ATGGCTGAACCTATTATGAAGGCAGCAAT TCAGATAACATTTTTACTTACTAGATCATTCTTCATTGATCTTTGTACAGCAGTGCTTTCTTTGCTTGCACGAATAAGGGTCCTGGTCCAACAG ATGTTACTTGATGTTGTATCATTATATAATAAGGTTACAGATCTTACTGATAGGAAGCAGGCTGTTAAGATTAGCATTGGTGGAGTGCAG GCTTTCAGAGAGTACTACCCCTCTATGAATGATGCCTGCACAATTCTGGATTGTGTATGGGTGAAAGATAAATTTGTTTTGCATGAAAAGATGAAAGGTAGCTGTCAGGAAACCCAAGTTGAGGATCAGAAGTCCTTTGGTCCTGAATCTTCAATCCAGTATGAGACGCTTGCACTCATTAGTGAAG ATACACCAAACTTTGAAGAAACAAACCAGACAGCCAAACAGGcaggtgctgctgcggctgagCAACCAGATAAAATGAACCATTGCAGTGATGCTGGAGGTTCTCAAAGTGGGAGGCAACTGGAAAATGAAAGTGGTGCATGTTCAGTTCCTGACACCCTTAGTACTCGTATACATTCAGTTCCACACCTGAACCTCAAGCATGAGACTAGGAAGAGAGTAGCGTTCGTTGCTGTTGAAAATCCAAAGGTTCTTGGTGCAGCCTCAGAAACAAAATCATCAGAAGTAAACAAGAAGCAAAGACTAGACATGATTTCACAGACCTCTGTAGAATCTGGACTCTAG
- the LOC112880062 gene encoding uncharacterized protein LOC112880062 isoform X5, translated as MSQRPRPEAGSTAEGDEEQRLRAALRHLQAEAGVLERLVYKHRNQHRGAAYFQYLLKVRRDLKLLLGAGLAEVLNAVFPVLACRKPANTVLVPTKQTKKKPGANHSHHERLLGVARLLSQMLLDVVSLYNKVTDLTDRKQAVKISIGGVQAFREYYPSMNDACTILDCVWVKDKFVLHEKMKGSCQETQVEDQKSFGPESSIQYETLALISEDTPNFEETNQTAKQAGAAAAEQPDKMNHCSDAGGSQSGRQLENESGACSVPDTLSTRIHSVPHLNLKHETRKRVAFVAVENPKVLGAASETKSSEVNKKQRLDMISQTSVESGL; from the exons ATGTcgcagcggccgcggccggaGGCGGGTTCTACGGCGGAGGGAGACGAGGAGCAGCGGCTTCGGGCGGCGCTGCGTCACCTGCAGGCGGAGGCGGGGGTGCTCGAGCGCCTGGTGTACAAGCACCGGAACCAGCACCGCGGCGCCGCCTACTTTCAGTACCTCCTCAAG GTGAGGAGGGACCTGAAGCTGCTGCTTGGCGCCGGGCTCGCCGAGGTCCTCAACGCCGTGTTCCCCGTCCTCGCATGCCGCAAGCCGGCCAACACGGTCCTCGTCCCGACCAA GCAGACTAAGAAGAAACCTGGTGCAAACCACAGCCATCATGAGAGGCTTTTGGGTGTTGCCCGCTTGTTATCCCAG ATGTTACTTGATGTTGTATCATTATATAATAAGGTTACAGATCTTACTGATAGGAAGCAGGCTGTTAAGATTAGCATTGGTGGAGTGCAG GCTTTCAGAGAGTACTACCCCTCTATGAATGATGCCTGCACAATTCTGGATTGTGTATGGGTGAAAGATAAATTTGTTTTGCATGAAAAGATGAAAGGTAGCTGTCAGGAAACCCAAGTTGAGGATCAGAAGTCCTTTGGTCCTGAATCTTCAATCCAGTATGAGACGCTTGCACTCATTAGTGAAG ATACACCAAACTTTGAAGAAACAAACCAGACAGCCAAACAGGcaggtgctgctgcggctgagCAACCAGATAAAATGAACCATTGCAGTGATGCTGGAGGTTCTCAAAGTGGGAGGCAACTGGAAAATGAAAGTGGTGCATGTTCAGTTCCTGACACCCTTAGTACTCGTATACATTCAGTTCCACACCTGAACCTCAAGCATGAGACTAGGAAGAGAGTAGCGTTCGTTGCTGTTGAAAATCCAAAGGTTCTTGGTGCAGCCTCAGAAACAAAATCATCAGAAGTAAACAAGAAGCAAAGACTAGACATGATTTCACAGACCTCTGTAGAATCTGGACTCTAG